The stretch of DNA ggctaattttttgtatttttagtagagacggggtttcaccgtgttagccaggatggtctcgatctactgaccccgtgatcctcccacctcagcctctcaaagtgctgggattacaggcgtgagccaccgcgcgcggcTCTAGTGGAGTCTTGAAATGACTGCAGCTCTTGCTAACACCTTCATCGCAGCCAGTGAGAGACTCTGAAGCTAAGCTCCACCTGATTCCTGACGTATAGCAACTGTGAGGTAATAAATGTtgatgttttaagccactatgttttgGAGCAATTTGTTAAGCAATAGGTAACTAACACATagcctttgtttcttcatctctaaaatgggattgATAGcttacctcacagagttgttatcatgattaaatgaaatacatatataaagcatCTGGCATCCAATATgtgatcaaaaagaacaaaacaaaaaaggtaactATTATTAACTCAAGTCTACTAAAAATCTCTACCAGGTAATATTGTGTTATAACATTGTTagtattaaaataatgatatttgaTAATGCTATAACATTTTACATAGGGATTTTACATGTATTACATTATTTGATTCTCAGAGCAGGGCTGtaaaacacagaataaaatattattcctcttaaaagagaggaagaaactgagggtgAGAGAACTTAAGTGACTTGAACAATGGTCCAGACTAGAAAGTGTCAAAGAGTTCAGAGTCAAACCTAGTCCTTTTCCCACCACTAACATATCGATACTAAACACCCATTTAATGAACTATTAGGCATCAGGCATTATTTTAGGCCCTGAGAATACAGAGGTAGATAAGAAAGTCAAGGTTCCTGCCCTCATAGATCTTACATTCCCTGTTCTACTCTATAGAATTGGAAATAACAATTTAAACTtttcattaaacatttctttagtCTGAAttagcatgttttaaaatattttatgacttgGAAATGCTACACTAACTTTGTCCAGATTCCTAAGTCCATTTCACTAGCAGTGATGTAATACAAGGCAGAGGCATGGTTGTATGTTTCAGTGTTTGACTGGCTAAATACCAAGTAAATGCTCCATACATACACCAAACAATTGTTCATTGATTTTCACAATAGAGTTTGTGTCTTGAACTTCAAGCCTTAACAAAGGTTTGATAAGCACTATTCATCTCTCATCTTCTTGCATAAAGTTTAGTTGGTGAAATTCTGCCTTTTTTCCTAGAGTACAAAATTAAGCAGAAATAGAATAGGTAGAGTTTAGGGTGCTGCACTATTTAGGAATTGCTGGAATTACTTGATGCATGCAGGAAAAATGTGAGAACTTCATAACTGGTAGTCTATTGTGAAAATATTATTGTAGTAGGACTCAAAACAGACTAGAGTTCTATATTATATTTGACTGGATACTGAAGCCTGAGAGCagcttattttctaaaataagtacACAGTATGACTGTCAGAAGTGTTTGCCCCTCTCCAAAGTCtttttctgaaaaggaatgttggcTTAGTTCCTGATGACAGCTGAGTGGCCAAATTATGGTGCTTTAATAgaccataaatattttaaaaagctgagatGGGTATTTGCAAAGTGAGTTTCTGTTAAGGTACATGTATTCTACAGCCATCTTCACTCCTGCCTTTCAAAACAGGCAGTtggttgaggaaaaaaaaagatgcataaaTGTTGCTGAATGAACCTGGGAAAATCTGTCAAGAATTCCAAAAACTTTGAGACTGACAATACACCATTTTTTACATCTTAGAGTATAAGAAGTGATGTCTAACCTTTGCATTTATACATCTAAGAATAGCAAAAACACTTTGCACTTTAAAGGCCTCCTATAAAGTCCCAAAGTGCTTCCGGACGGTTAGGTGATTCTTCCATAGCTATAAAATGGTTGTTAATTGCCTAACAACTAGCAAGTGCTCTGGAAATGGACATCCAGAGTGatccttaaaatattattttagtagCATTGAGAAaagccttgaaaaataaaatcttattctgTTATTCCAAGCTTACTCAGTGCTATATTATTCAGATCAGGGTTCCCCTTACACACTTTGGGCAGGATGATAGGGGCTACTTCTCTATATGAAGTCTTGAAATCATATGATTCAAGGTGATTCAAGGTGgagggaatttaaaaattaaaaaaataattccaacAGTGAAATTCCTAAGGGTGAGTCTTTGCTCTTCTACCCACTAAGAATTCCGGCTTCCTCTTCCCAAAAGAACAGAAGAGTGGGGAAAGATTTGTGACAGCCAAAAGGACATGGTGTAGCAAGCCAACTTGGAAGAGTTACTGGAGATGGCTTAGCAAATATTCATGCCTTTActcaactaaaacaaaaacaaaacaagtcaaATTTGGGCATTTTTTATAGATCACAGGCTTTTGTTTGATCAATGCACTACATTTCTTTATGACAAAAGGTAACGACAATGATTTTGCATATTCCCAAATTTGGATAGTTGTCCAATTTAACAGTCTCAAGGAGCCTAACATGGTGCTGTGTGGGATGAAAAGAGGTTCAAAGTATGATCCCTGTCTTAAAATTAAGATACAGAATCTTCcaattaatatgtatattttctaaagTGGAGTCCTTAAACTGCTGGATCTCCTCAGAAGTCTTTTGAGGGTCCCAATATCATCCAAGCTTTGAGTTTCTCAAAAGAAAGAGTATATGATACTAATAGGTCTACAATACTCGTTACAATAGCTCTTCCCTCAATTCCCTTATACATTTCTAAATACTCCCTAAAGGAGGTAACCTAACCCTCACCCCTTCCCCGTGTTTAAGAACCACAGTGGCTTCCCAACACAGttgaaataaaatccaaacccCTTACACTGGCCTGTAAGACCCTCAGTGCCCTGCCTCCTTCCTACCTACTGACAATTTCTATGATGCATTCCTCAGACACACCTCACTCTTTCCTGCATCAGGGTATTTGTACTTGCTTTCTTTCCCTCTGGAATATTCTTTCCCCAATCTTCATTTGATTGGCTCCTTCTTATTACtgaggtctcagctcaaatgtcatttCCTTGGAAATACCTTCTTAGATCACTCGCAGTAAGGACCCTCCTTCATTTACTCTCTTTTGAAAAAATTTCCTTGTAGCACTtattattgtctgtctctcccactagaatgtaaattctTTGAGAGCAAACATAACTTTTTTGCTTCTTGGTGTTGCTATAGATTTAGTCTAAGTTTGATATTTCTTTCAGCATGCCTGAAATTTTAGCAAGTTAGAGACAAATGTAGGCACTCAGGTTACCATATAAGGCCTCTGCCCTCTTTGTTGTGTTGTGGCTTTAACCACTAGCTGGGTAGCTAGAGTGGCATTATTCTTGCTCTCACATACACAGGACACTTATCTCTTCCTTAAGAGTGAGGAAGCATCTTTTTTTAAAGCCCCCATACTATTGCCCTTGCTTTTCTCTGGTTTGTATTGAGTCACATAGTATTCCTGGACCAATTCTGTGGTCAGAGTAATACCATACCTCCAGTAGGCTTTTATCCAGGTTTCTCAACAATTTTTCTAAGGGAAATTGCATTACACTCATCAGTGTCTTTCAAACAGTGGTCCATAACCTGAGAATGAATTAGGAAATTAACTCTTGGGTTATAACCATTACTTAAAAAATTAGACTATTAAATTTGAAACTGCATAACATATATGACGAGTTAATACTGTTTTATGAAACTTTggtgtatacacacaaacacacctggATCACCATATAAAATCTACTTGTGGATTGGAGTCAAAAAAAGCTTGAAAGCTACCATCTTGGACAAAACAGGTTGACTCCTAAAGCTGGAGTAGGGTCAGCTTCAGATTATGTAGGGAAAGAATGGACACCTGAAATAAAATCAGGGTATGATTTAGAAGAGGAAAATACATGCTGAGGAGATAGCTAACAATTTCCGCTACAGCCTGCTTGATACTTTAGTTACTGTATTCCAATACAGTCATAAccaaacattttcatttccccTCCAATGTCTTCTAAATTTCAAAGTATTTATCCATTCCAAAAAAGCACTTCATTCTTTCCATCCAACAAGTATCCATGATGGGGCAACTCATAAATTTTATCATTTGGTTGGTGGAAAGTGTACATCTTATCACCCTAATCTTTACTTATGTTTAAATTTTGATCTTATGTGATAGGAACTTTAGAACTcagcccatttatttatttatttttttgagacagggtctcattcggtcacccaggctggagtgcagtgatgcaatcacagctcactgcattctctatctcttgggctcaagtgactctcccgccTCAACTCCTGAGTTGctagaaccacaggcatgcaccaccactcctggctaatttttttatttttgtagagacaaggtctcgccatgttgcccaggctggtcttgaactcctgggctcaagcaatcttcctacctcagccacctgaatagctaggaatacaggtgcaagccaccatgctcagctaattatcaattttttttttagagatggggtcttgctatgttgcccaggctggtcttgaatttctggcctcaaggaatcctcccacctcagcctcctgaatagctaggactacaggtgcaagccaccatgctcaactaatgatcattttttttgtagagatgggatcttgctatgttgcccaggctggtcttgaattattTTTGGCCTCAAAGAATCCtcctttggcctctcaaagtgttgggattacaggtgtgaacaaccaCGCCAAGCCGAGAGCTCATTCTAGTTCAACATCTTTCACTTAAGAAACTAAGGCCTAGAAAGGGGAGTGAACTTACCTAAGGCAGTTAATTAGTAGCAGAACACGTCTCTTGACACCCACTTAAGAATTCTTTCCATTGTACTAATTAACAGTATACTTatgccaacttttaaaaataaaggtaaacaAACATGTAAGTTCCAGAGGCAGCTAGGTTTACATAGCTAACAAATTCTTTCAAGAATTGTAGGTGACTTATATTTGGGGCAGCAAAGCTGCATTTTTAAGGCAACAGgggaatttattaaagaaatgctgctggctggtggctcatgcctgtaatcccaacactttgaaaggctgaggcaggagaatggcttgaggctaggagttccaggccagtCCAGGTAACATACCAAGACccagtctctgcaaaaataataataaaaaagctaggcatggtggtccatacctgcagtcctagctgctcaggaggttgaggtgggaggacaccttgagcccaggagtgaggttacagtgagctatgattgtgccactgcactgcagctgggataagagatcctgtctctaaaaaaagaaatattgcttTTGAAGTGTTTGAAGGGCAAAGACTAGTTACTGCCTTATCTGTTTAAGTGAGGTTAAGGCAACCAGCATGcatcaccacacacagctaatttttgtatttttttgtagagataggacttcgccatgttgcgcaggctggtctcgaacccgtgagctcaagtgatctgcccatgttggcttcccaaaatgctgagattagaggcgtgagccactgcactgggccaaaGTTAATTTTCGTAATGTTACATATAGTAGGAATTGTGTTTTACCTTAATACTTCACTTTTTAAGCTAGGAAACTCAATTCactgtttactttttatattattagaaaTTTACCAAGATTTATGAATGACACATCATACCCACAAAAAGCTTATGGTGTATTTTTGTATGTGGGGTGGTAGGGCAAGTCTAACTTATGAAATAATCATAATTAAGAAATCAAGGCAATTTCAATTATTGTAAATATAGGGATTAAAAGTGGGAAAGTCCTTTTGCGTTGGACACAAGAGGGGCATTTTACTGTTTTATGCATGAGTTGGAAGAGTAGCTATCATTTGAGGGTGCCATGAGAATGTAATTTAGTCCCCAAATAGCtcttccatttattaaatggaatGCCATTCATTTCTTCCTCTAAGAGTTGTTCTCTCTTTTATGTGAAAGGGTTTGTCAGAGGTTTCCCTCCAGCTCCAGAGAGTGCTTCATTATTACAGTCTCAGGGACATTACAGTGGCAGAAGGGTAACCAAAGGGCTTTGGAAGTATGGAAGAAAGGGAGGCTGGCAGTGCTTGTTACTTGGTTTCCTTTGgttttatttagagaaaaaaaagccaattctGAAGGGTAGGTAGGGtttaaatacaaaggaaaagaatCTTCTCTTTGGGATTCAGTCACGGTAACTACATTTAGGTTAGGGTAATCTAGAACTAGTTGCTATCTGGAACTCGACTTGTCTGTTGTCCACCAGACCCACCTTCACGTACTAAAAGTCCATTCTCACTAGCTGTGCATGGTATCCATAATTTAGTCCTGATACGTTACAGATGAGGTGAACAGCTGGCATCAAGAACCAAAATGGGTACGGTCAGCATTAAAAAGGTCTAGTAGCAGACAGCAGGGTCTCAGATAATGGACTTGGACTTAAGAGCAGGAATCTAGTCTCCAAGGAGGTTAGGGGAAAAGGACTGGAAAACAagaatggttttatattttaagaggCTGACATCTTGGACAAATAATCTAATGAAGGGCTCGAACTCAGCAATCGCAGGAGTCTAGTTACCAGGCTTGAGGTATATGCTGGACACAGATATTAAGGAACTGCACATCCTTCTCAAACTAGGGTATAATTCTGGGACTAGTAAATAAAAAGCATTGCATATATAAGAAATTATGATACATCTTCTAAGGAATTAGTAGTTGACAGCAATTTACTctatattttacatgaaaattagtcatattttaaattagccaatttCGGTGAATTTAGAAGTAAACACAAGACTTCAAAGAAATGTCCAGATTCTAGTAGGCAGTTTCAGGCTGTACTTCCAAGTCACTGTTTGTCTTAGAAAAGTTCAGAAGGCAATGATGGGAAAAAGCTCTGTATTTGGGAAAGACTTACTTTAAACTAAATCCTGCTAATTACCTATGACCTAGGTCAAGTCCAAAAATGACTGAATCCCATAagattgttgtaaagattataGATAAATACAAAGCAACTATTAAAGTGCCtgacaggctgggcgcagtggctcacatcggtaatcccagtgctttgggaggcctaggtgggcggatcacctgaggtcaggagttcaaggtcagcctggccaacatggtgaaaccccgtctctactaaaaatacaaaaattaggccagctgtggtggctcatgcctgcaatcttagcactttgagaggccgaggcgggtggatcacctgagatcaagagttcgggaccagcctggccaacatgcagaaaccccgtctctactaaaaatacaaaaattagctgggtgtggtggcacgtgcctgtaattccagctactcgggaggatgaggcaggagaatcgctgggggatggggggcgggcggggggtggggactgaagttgcagtgaggtgagatcacgccactttactccagcacaaacaaaattagctgggggtggtggtgcacacttgtaatcccagctacttcggaggctgaggcatgagaattggttgaacttgggaggcagaggttgcagtgagccaagatcgcgccactgtaatccagcctgggtgacagagcaagactctgtctcaaaaaataaataaataaaataaagttcctCACAGACAAATAAGTGCTTAATAAGGCAACAAGGAGGAAAAACCTGGGCTAGAAGTATGTAATCTTGTTGCCTTGGATCAGGAAATGTCCCATGGTCTAGTAAACTGTTGAGTCTCCAGAGAATAAAAATCCAGATTAGAAGTGTGAAGTGTAGACTCAACTTTAACTGGAACATAGTTGGATATGGCAGAGAACTAATATATGCTGTACACCTACTCCTGATCATCAACTGTTAGGAGctttatatttatacattcacATTTAATCTTGATAACAACCCTTCAAAGGAGGCGTAATtgtaattttatagatgaaacaaCTGAGGTTCAAGTTCAGATTACCGTACATTACAAAGTAAAGTAGGTACTTGAACCTAGTCATTTTACCACATTCTGCCTTAATGGTGGGGGGTGGTACCTTTACTCCCTAAAATGGAAGTTTCAATAAATGAGATTAAATAATGGTTATCTACAGTAGTTCTTGACTACAGGAGTAACAAATATTTAACACTGAGTTGGTGAACTGTGTTGCATGACGTGATGTAGGAAAAGTAGCCCAGAGACAGGAAATTCAGTCAGGAAATTTTTACAGTATTATAAGAACAAACTGATTTCTGGTCTAAGCATCTCTGACTACAGTAAAGTCTCATTAATTTATACTGCATGTGGAATTTACAATAATCTATATAGgaactgagaaaaaaacaaagtatctgAAAATACTCTTCACACTTCATCCCCTCTCCCTCAATAGTTCAGCCTGAATCATAAAACTATGACATTCCTCGATGACCTCTGCATAATGGCCACACTGAACTCTAGTTAATAGAGTAAGTGAGCCAAAAAACCCAAAGGGTAGCAGTGTGTACACCTGCTACCATACCAATCAATGAATGTAGGAAATCCCCCATTCCATTTTTTGTTGGTTCACTTTCAccaacatgtttttcctttaCTGAGCATCTAATTTAGTAAAGCCTTTTTCCAGATTATGGAGACACAGATTTGGATAAGACTCAATAAGACTCTCTAAGAGCTTAGTCTGAAAACATTGGGAACCGTGAGACCATCAAGGAGTTCACAGTTGAGACAGACACAAACATTAAATACAAGTGTGAAACAGCATCAAAATAGGAAGATACAGAGAATGAAAGTACCTACAAGTCAAAGTGTTGAAGCAAATAGGAGCCTACCAGAAAGTAAGATGGGGACAGAATCGCTTTTTGAGACCTGAAACGATAAAACAGTGTGATATGTTTAGGGAATGGCAAGAAGTTCCATGGGATTGGAGAGCTGCAGAGTAGACACGGAAAGATTGGTAGGGATTAGATCCTGAAGAGATATGTTAAGGGACTGGGACTTTATCTTGGGGATCATTATTTCCCAGTTATGATCATGGAACTCTTTAAAATTACAATGTAAAGAAATACCAATAATAACACAATATGTTTAAAACGTTTGATTCTTTAGCCTTCTTAAAATCTAAATAGtataaaaaaatggaatcattttatttaaatcccCCAAATACCAGAGATGAAGtaaatcatcttttattttcatcttacaTTTGGTTATCATGAGACATGCAAACTCCTCCAATTTTAATGAGAACAgtgtttttgtgtctttttatcaCATATCCGCTTAATATTAGGTGTAATATTGCTAAGTCGGATTCGCATATGAGGTGCAGCATCAAGTCTTTtcctatattttgtttttgttgcagcgTAATATGAAAACCCCGTTTCACACAGGTGCATTGTAGCAAAAGGAAGAAGTACACGCACTGCACGCCTTGCAATGCTTGGGTATTCCTGAATTAGGCTACTCCAAAAATCATTTAGTGAAAGTTCACTAAAATTTTGCTTCACTTGAGAATCAGATGTTAAATCAATCAGGCTCTCATAGTCCCGTGCTACTAATGAAGCTGGTTTAACAGTAACTGTAAATGGATTTCTAACCCAAGCATTATTGTCATTTGTTACAGGAAAGTATTTTAACAGAGTAGCGCGCAAACCCCTTAGGTGCTGCACAATGGCACTGCAAATATCTTTATCAACTGTAGAATTAATTTCAGTCAAAAAATCACTGAGTGTAGGAAAACAATCAAAGTTTTCTTCTTCTACAGATGAGGCCCAAAATTCCAATTTTCTTAACAATGACGACATTTTATCAAATACTGTAAAAACGGTCACATTTTTTCCTTGCATTGACAAATTAACTTCATTTAATTTAGTAAAAATATCTGCAAGATATGCAAGTCTTAGCAGCCAAGATGAATTTGTTAAACAATCAGATAGTCGAAAAGCAGAATCCATGAAAACCAAAAGTTCACGACGAAGTTCAAAAAGTCTTACAAGAACTTTACCTCGAGAAAGCCACCTCACCTCTGTATTTAGAAGAAGTGCTGTGTGCTGAGCACCCATTTCctcacataaaatttttaatagtcTGGATTGATGTGGTCGAGCTTTAATATAATTGATGATTTGTACTGCCTGGTCTAGCACATTTTTTAGAGATGTAGGCATTATTTTAACTGCCAGTGCATGTCTGTATAATAGGCAGTGACTACTGGTGCTTTCGGGAGCCACATATTTTATTAAGGTGACAGCTTCGGCAATTTTCCCATCCACTGCCCTAGAAGCATCACTACAAACATCAACACATTTTTCCCATTCAATTTCATGTTTCTGCATAAAACTGTTGATACAGTTGAATATTTCTTCACCGGTAGCATTACTTTGCAAAGATTCACACAGGAGTAGGTCTTCCTCAATAGACTTATTAAACCTATAACGAACAAACACAAGCAGCACAGCAAGTCCTGAAACATCAGCTGATTCATCTAGTTGCAGTGAAAACCCATCGCAAATTTTCAGTCTACAAACAAGCTCTTCTTCAATGTCAGCAGCTAGATCCTTAATTCGACGTGCAACAGTACTGTTTGATAGCTGTACTGCATCTATTTTTTTACTATATTGTTCATCAAACATCCGCATCACTACATCTTTTGCACAAGGTTTGATAAGCAATTCTCCAATAGTATGAGCCTCTCCACTCAGCGCTATATGGTAACTTACATTGTATGATGCTTCTGTAGCACTTTCATTATCTGTATTCACAATTTTAGGTGTTGGGGGTTTATTATTTTCAGGTGAATCGAGATGTTGCTTGAAAAAGCTTATGTCTTTGTCTTTATATGCAGCATGTTTAGTTTCCAAATGTCTTCGAAGCTTACTAGGGGCTAAAGAGCtatttgataaaattttcttACATAATACACACTGAGCATGAGGTGCATCTCTATTTCCGAAGTAAGTAAATCCAAAAGACAAATAACTTtcatcatattttcttctttttggttttttactAAATGTTATTTTGTTGGAATTGGATATAAATTTGACCCTGGAAAGCTCACCTTCTGATTTTTTAGAAACTGAAGGTTGCAACTGCTTATCTTCACTTTGTAATATTCCAACCTTCTGATCATTTGATTCAGACACAATCTGATAACAGAAAGATTCCACTTCTTGTTTAAGACTTCCTTGTTTCAGCAACAGATCCATGGGCAATGAGTTTGTGGTACAAAACATGGTTAATTTAGAATAGACATTGAGTATCGCAAATGTGTTGAAATTATAAGACAGGATACAAAGAAGAGGAGCAATCATCAAAGAGATGATATACAGCAACACATCAGTTAATTTGTAAATGCTGCCTATTCATCAATGCGCAGATGGAACATCATACGTTCATGTATCAGGTGATCTCTCATGCGACTTCCTGGTG from Homo sapiens chromosome 11, GRCh38.p14 Primary Assembly encodes:
- the ZBED5 gene encoding zinc finger BED domain-containing protein 5; translated protein: MIAPLLCILSYNFNTFAILNVYSKLTMFCTTNSLPMDLLLKQGSLKQEVESFCYQIVSESNDQKVGILQSEDKQLQPSVSKKSEGELSRVKFISNSNKITFSKKPKRRKYDESYLSFGFTYFGNRDAPHAQCVLCKKILSNSSLAPSKLRRHLETKHAAYKDKDISFFKQHLDSPENNKPPTPKIVNTDNESATEASYNVSYHIALSGEAHTIGELLIKPCAKDVVMRMFDEQYSKKIDAVQLSNSTVARRIKDLAADIEEELVCRLKICDGFSLQLDESADVSGLAVLLVFVRYRFNKSIEEDLLLCESLQSNATGEEIFNCINSFMQKHEIEWEKCVDVCSDASRAVDGKIAEAVTLIKYVAPESTSSHCLLYRHALAVKIMPTSLKNVLDQAVQIINYIKARPHQSRLLKILCEEMGAQHTALLLNTEVRWLSRGKVLVRLFELRRELLVFMDSAFRLSDCLTNSSWLLRLAYLADIFTKLNEVNLSMQGKNVTVFTVFDKMSSLLRKLEFWASSVEEENFDCFPTLSDFLTEINSTVDKDICSAIVQHLRGLRATLLKYFPVTNDNNAWVRNPFTVTVKPASLVARDYESLIDLTSDSQVKQNFSELSLNDFWSSLIQEYPSIARRAVRVLLPFATMHLCETGFSYYAATKTKYRKRLDAAPHMRIRLSNITPNIKRICDKKTQKHCSH